In the Telopea speciosissima isolate NSW1024214 ecotype Mountain lineage chromosome 2, Tspe_v1, whole genome shotgun sequence genome, one interval contains:
- the LOC122653118 gene encoding anthocyanidin 3-O-glucosyltransferase 2-like, whose translation MMKKAELVFLPLSEIGHLLSMVELARRLIDQDDRITITFINTAAPFGSTTIGDIESLGNSLADTGICFINLPHHHQPAASQNSSLTVFIENQKPHLINAIIQHATSESNSNPAQLAGFIVDFFWVSMIDVANQLEVPTYMYFTSGAATLGVLLHLPTLHNEITTELKNYEGELSIPSFFNPVPPSVLPTLFLDNNTEAYACFLYYSQRLKETAGIIVNTFADLECHAMNSFQDGQTPLVYPVGPLLNVCSGSNEAKHVKIMTWLDNQPPSSVIFLCFGSRGSFSESQVKEIAVGLEQSGHRFLWSLRRPSSAGNGHAYGSGSGSTSDFTNLEEVLPDGFLNRTKGRGLMCGWVPQTAILAHQAVGGFISHCGWNSILESLWNGVPVVVWPLYGEQKLNAFELVREFRIGFDMGLTMRTDEGGVVTAKEVEAGVRLIMDGRHDSKEVRRVKEMREKSRMAVMDRGSSFYSLRQLVKDIMDRI comes from the coding sequence ATGATGAAGAAAGCAGAGCTGGTTTTCCTTCCATTGTCTGAAATCGGTCACCTTTTATCAATGGTGGAGCTTGCAAGACGCTTAATTGATCAGGATGATCGCATCACCATCACCTTCATTAACACAGCTGCACCTTTTGGTAGCACAACCATTGGTGACATTGAATCACTTGGCAACTCCCTTGCTGACACTGGGATTTGCTTCATCAAccttcctcatcatcaccaacCAGCTGCATCACAAAACTCCTCCCTTACTGTTTTcatagaaaaccaaaaaccccACCTTATAAATGCCATCATCCAACATGCAACTTCCGAGTCAAACTCCAACCCGGCTCAACTTGCAGGCTTTATTGTTGATTTCTTCTGGGTAAGCATGATTGATGTTGCTAACCAACTAGAAGTTCCAACCTATATGTACTTCACCTCTGGTGCGGCTACACTCGGTGTCCTCCTCCACCTTCCAACCCTCCATAACGAAATTACAACCGAGTTGAAGAATTATGAGGGCGAGTTATCGATCCCGAGTTTCTTCAACCCGGTTCCCCCATCTGTGCTGCCTACTCTGTTTTTGGACAACAACACTGAAGCGTATGCTTGCTTCCTCTATTACAGTCAGAGGTTGAAAGAAACAGCAGGTATTATCGTAAATACTTTCGCTGACCTTGAATGCCATGCCATGAATTCATTCCAAGATGGCCAAACTCCTCTGGTCTACCCGGTTGGACCATTGCTCAATGTTTGCTCTGGGTCTAACGAGGCCAAACATGTAAAGATTATGACATGGCTCGATAACCAGCCTCCATCTTCGGTAATTTTCCTATGTTTTGGAAGCAGAGGGTCATTCAGTGAAAGCCAGGTGAAAGAGATCGCAGTTGGGCTTGAGCAGAGTGGGCATCGATTCTTGTGGTCACTGCGTCGACCATCAAGTGCTGGGAATGGTCATGCTtatggttctggttctggttcgaCCAGTGATTTCACAAATCTTGAGGAAGTCCTGCCTGATGGGTTCTTAAATCGGACGAAAGGGAGGGGGCTGATGTGTGGATGGGTCCCACAGACAGCAATACTGGCCCACCAAGCAGTTGGAGGGTTTATATCTCATTGTGGGTGGAACTCCATATTGGAGAGCTTGTGGAATGGTGTACCAGTTGTTGTCTGGCCGCTTTACGGAGAACAGAAACTCAATGCATTTGAGCTGGTTAGGGAGTTTAGAATAGGGTTTGACATGGGGTTGACCATGAGGACGGATGAAGGTGGTGTGGTGACAGCAAAGGAAGTGGAGGCAGGGGTGAGGTTAATAATGGACGGGCGACATGATAGCAAGGAGGTGAGGAGAGTgaaggagatgagagagaagagcAGGATGGCTGTTATGGACCGTGGATCTTCCTTCTATTCATTGAGGCAGTTGGTTAAGGACATCATGGATAGGATCTGA
- the LOC122653117 gene encoding UDP-glycosyltransferase 71K1-like → MTKKSSLVFVPAPAVGHIVSAIELAKLLVARDDRLSITVLVIKIPNSPSLNSIIDSLGAASLTGIRFIHLPQLELPSPDMAQSVEGIVSIFIDNYKPFVKDAITQLFFTSQSQTRSRLAGLVIDLFCTSMIDVANELGIPSYLFFTSTAGLLSLMLHLPFLDTQIHTNFKDSETEFVIPGFINSVPPHALPSAIWSKGQDGYTWYLYHGRRFSETKGIIVNTFAELEPQLISFFSSNGRTPPVYPVGPLLDLQGQMHSQLDQTNFESIIKRWLDDQPPSSVVLLCFGSFGSFGVPQVKEIALGLERSGHRFLWSLRQPSQGFTNPTDYTNPKEVLPEGFLDRTAERGLVCGWIPQVAVLAHRAIGGFVSHCGWNSTLESIWFGVPIVAWPLYAEQHLNAFEMVRDSELGGLMVELRLDYRGGGDDLVTAQEVERAVRLLMDSNCEVRMRVKEMQKMSRTVLMDGGSSFTSLGCLIKDLLDES, encoded by the coding sequence atgacgAAGAAATCATCATTGGTGTTCGTTCCAGCGCCGGCCGTCGGTCACATAGTTTCAGCCATTGAACTTGCGAAGCTTCTGGTTGCTCGAGATGATCGTCTTTCCATCACTGTTCTTGTCATCAAGATTCCTAATTCCCCAAGCTTAAACTCTATCATTGATTCGCTTGGCGCCGCTTCCCTCACCGGCATCCGTTTCATCCACTTGCCTCAACTGGAACTTCCCTCACCGGACATGGCTCAGTCCGTAGAAGGCATCGTATCTATCTTCATAGACAACTACAAGCCATTCGTCAAAGATGCCATCACCCAACTCTTCTTCACGTCCCAATCACAAACTCGGTCACGACTCGCCGGGTTAGTCATCGATCTTTTCTGCACCTCCATGATCGACGTAGCTAACGAACTCGGCATCCCTTCCTACCTCTTCTTTACATCCACTGCAGGTCTTCTCAGTCTCATGCTTCATCTCCCGTTCCTCGATACCCAAATCCATACCAATTTCAAGGACTCGGAGACTGAGTTCGTCATCCCTGGTTTCATCAACTCAGTTCCACCACATGCTTTGCCTTCGGCAATATGGAGCAAAGGCCAAGACGGGTACACGTGGTACCTCTACCATGGCCGGCGGTTCAGTGAAACGAAGGGTATTATCGTTAATACGTTCGCCGAACTTGAACCACAGCTAATCAGTTTCTTCTCATCCAACGGTCGAACCCCACCTGTATATCCGGTCGGACCATTACTTGACCTTCAGGGTCAGATGCACTCGCAGTTGGACCAGACCAACTTCGAGAGCATCATCAAGAGATGGCTCGACGATCAGCCACCGTCCTCGGTGGTGTTGCTGTGCTTCGGCAGCTTTGGGAGCTTCGGTGTGCCGCAGGTGAAGGAGATCGCACTTGGGCTCGAGCGGAGTGGGCACCGATTCCTGTGGTCTTTGCGTCAGCCGTCTCAAGGGTTTACTAATCCCACCGACTACACGAATCCCAAGGAAGTGTTACCAGAGGGGTTCTTGGATCGGACGGCTGAGAGAGGATTGGTGTGTGGGTGGATCCCACAAGTGGCTGTTCTGGCACACCGTGCGATCGGAGGATTTGTGTCTCACTGCGGGTGGAACTCAACGTTGGAGAGCATTTGGTTCGGTGTGCCGATCGTAGCTTGGCCATTGTATGCGGAGCAGCATTTGAATGCGTTCGAGATGGTGAGGGACTCGGAGTTGGGTGGATTAATGGTGGAGTTGAGGTTGGATTATAGGGGAGGAGGTGATGATTTGGTAACAGCGCAGGAGGTGGAGAGAGCGGTGAGGCTTTTGATGGATTCCAATTGTGAGGTAAGGATGAGGGTCAAGGAGATGCAGAAGATGAGTAGGACGGTTCTAATGGATGGTGGATCTTCGTTTACTTCTTTGGGATGCTTGATTAAGGATCTACTAGATGAGAGTTGA